In Methylotenera mobilis JLW8, the following are encoded in one genomic region:
- a CDS encoding methyl-accepting chemotaxis protein, with translation MIAALINGLTGKTSKELKEQKALIEQTALEVAQKDVAIAELKQQQAILATIKNAMDSSSSAIMMVDRNFIVTYVNVASMSLFNNNRAEFLKVFPSFNPAKIIGTCIDVFHKNPQHQRQMLATPARLPFSTEIKVGSLTISLYVTATYDAKGDYIGNVLEWRDVTAIKAREVADFDSRTQNESIARFQAMIEMDLDGNIIHANDTYLKLLEYQLPELLGKHSSMLLDPVDVKSPVYAENWKKLISGEYVTGRVKRIAKSGKEVWVQAYLSPIRDMSGKVIKVVNYAIDITEQSLREASNAGQLAAIDRAYSVIEFSMDGRVTSINENFENVVGYSKAELIGQYHSKLVDPAYANSQEYKQFWENLNKSLFDHGIYKRVGKGGKEIWLQASYNPICDVQGRPVKVFKVAIDVTQQHIAEIELAAAVAETDHIIEAAKDGDLSSRIPLAGKTGAIASLCDGVNALMDKLTEVIIQVHEAGETINTAAGEISSGNTDLSSRTEQQASSLEKTASSMEELASTVKQNAENAKQANQLASAASGVAVKGGEVVGQVVNTMSDINASAKKIEDIISVIDGIAFQTNILALNAAVEAARAGEQGRGFAVVAGEVRNLAQRSASAAKEIKELITDSVNKTAQGTAQVETAGKTMQEIVNSVQRVTDIMGEIAAASIEQSAGIDQVNNAITSMDEVTQQNAALVEQAAAAAESLVDQAMGLMDTVNAFKLSQGSVYANKPNTGRGSPKPVAMAKINGALKQPLTKASQAQSLKVNGASHDGDWEEF, from the coding sequence ATGATTGCCGCATTAATTAATGGATTAACAGGTAAAACATCAAAAGAATTAAAAGAGCAAAAAGCGCTGATTGAGCAAACTGCTTTAGAAGTCGCTCAGAAAGATGTAGCAATTGCGGAGTTAAAGCAACAACAAGCAATATTGGCAACTATTAAAAATGCGATGGATAGCTCCTCTTCAGCCATTATGATGGTTGATCGTAACTTCATTGTTACGTATGTGAATGTCGCAAGTATGAGTCTCTTTAATAACAATAGAGCTGAGTTTCTAAAAGTATTTCCATCATTTAATCCGGCTAAAATTATCGGTACTTGCATTGATGTATTCCATAAAAACCCACAACACCAGCGTCAAATGTTGGCTACTCCAGCACGTTTACCATTTTCAACAGAAATTAAAGTAGGTTCACTTACCATTTCACTTTATGTCACCGCTACCTACGATGCTAAAGGGGATTACATTGGTAATGTTTTAGAGTGGAGAGATGTTACTGCGATTAAAGCGCGTGAAGTCGCTGATTTTGACAGTCGTACACAAAATGAATCAATTGCAAGATTTCAGGCAATGATAGAAATGGATTTAGATGGCAATATCATTCATGCTAATGATACTTATCTTAAATTGCTTGAGTATCAGTTGCCTGAGTTGTTAGGCAAACATTCATCAATGCTACTTGATCCCGTGGATGTTAAAAGCCCTGTATATGCAGAAAACTGGAAAAAGCTAATCTCGGGTGAGTATGTGACGGGCCGGGTGAAACGTATAGCCAAAAGTGGCAAGGAAGTTTGGGTACAAGCGTATTTAAGCCCAATTAGAGATATGAGTGGCAAGGTAATTAAAGTCGTGAATTATGCGATAGATATTACAGAACAAAGTCTACGAGAAGCTAGTAACGCGGGGCAACTAGCTGCTATTGATCGTGCTTATTCAGTGATTGAGTTTAGTATGGATGGCAGGGTAACTAGTATTAATGAAAATTTTGAAAATGTTGTGGGGTACTCAAAGGCAGAACTAATTGGACAATACCATAGCAAGTTGGTTGATCCAGCCTATGCTAATAGTCAAGAGTATAAACAGTTTTGGGAAAATCTAAATAAGAGTTTGTTTGATCACGGGATTTATAAGCGAGTAGGTAAAGGTGGTAAGGAGATTTGGTTACAAGCGAGTTATAACCCAATTTGCGATGTGCAAGGCCGTCCAGTTAAAGTTTTTAAAGTTGCCATCGATGTTACACAGCAACATATTGCAGAAATCGAATTAGCAGCTGCAGTTGCAGAGACTGATCACATAATCGAGGCTGCTAAAGATGGGGACTTAAGTAGCCGCATTCCTCTAGCAGGCAAGACTGGAGCAATTGCCAGCTTATGTGATGGAGTGAATGCGCTCATGGATAAGTTAACCGAAGTGATTATCCAAGTACACGAAGCTGGAGAGACGATTAACACAGCCGCAGGAGAAATATCCTCTGGTAACACAGATCTCTCTAGTCGCACTGAGCAACAAGCCTCAAGTCTTGAGAAAACAGCTTCTAGCATGGAGGAGCTTGCATCGACCGTAAAACAAAATGCAGAGAACGCTAAGCAAGCCAACCAACTAGCTTCAGCAGCATCAGGTGTTGCGGTTAAAGGTGGCGAAGTAGTCGGACAAGTCGTGAATACGATGAGTGATATTAATGCCAGTGCTAAGAAAATTGAAGACATTATTTCTGTGATTGACGGCATTGCGTTCCAAACTAATATTCTGGCGCTTAACGCAGCAGTGGAAGCTGCCAGAGCCGGCGAGCAAGGCAGAGGATTTGCAGTGGTGGCAGGTGAAGTACGTAACTTGGCGCAACGCTCAGCCAGTGCAGCAAAGGAAATTAAAGAGCTGATTACCGATTCAGTCAACAAAACTGCACAAGGTACGGCACAGGTGGAAACTGCTGGTAAAACCATGCAAGAGATCGTGAATTCAGTACAACGAGTGACAGATATCATGGGCGAGATTGCTGCAGCTTCTATCGAACAAAGTGCCGGTATTGATCAAGTGAACAACGCTATAACTAGTATGGATGAGGTTACCCAGCAGAATGCTGCGTTAGTTGAGCAGGCAGCTGCTGCGGCGGAGTCGCTAGTAGATCAAGCGATGGGGCTGATGGATACGGTGAATGCGTTTAAGTTGAGTCAAGGTTCAGTGTATGCAAATAAGCCCAATACTGGGCGTGGCAGCCCTAAGCCTGTTGCAATGGCTAAAATTAACGGTGCATTAAAACAGCCATTAACTAAGGCTTCGCAAGCGCAATCACTCAAGGTAAACGGTGCTAGTCATGATGGTGATTGGGAAGAGTTTTAA
- a CDS encoding chemotaxis protein CheW codes for MSTDNVINNVSSRAKSAEGEYLTFVLGAEEYGLEILKVQEIRGYDAVTQIANTPEFIKGVVNLRGKIVPIVDLRIKFNLGKVEYNEFTVVIILNLHGRVVGIVVDGVSDVIALKDEQIRDVPSLVTSIDTKYIVGLATLDQRMLILVDIEQLMTSQEMALVDAVAA; via the coding sequence ATGAGTACAGATAATGTAATAAATAATGTGAGTTCAAGAGCGAAAAGCGCAGAGGGCGAGTATTTAACCTTTGTGTTAGGCGCAGAAGAGTACGGCCTGGAAATTTTGAAAGTGCAGGAAATCCGCGGATATGATGCGGTAACGCAAATTGCAAATACACCTGAGTTTATTAAAGGTGTTGTTAATTTGCGCGGCAAGATTGTGCCGATTGTAGATTTGCGTATTAAATTCAACTTAGGGAAAGTTGAATATAACGAATTTACTGTCGTCATCATTTTAAATCTGCATGGTCGTGTCGTTGGCATTGTGGTGGATGGTGTCTCAGATGTGATTGCGTTAAAAGATGAGCAAATCCGTGATGTACCTTCTTTAGTGACAAGTATCGACACTAAATACATTGTTGGCTTGGCAACACTAGATCAAAGAATGCTGATTTTAGTTGATATTGAACAGTTAATGACTAGCCAGGAGATGGCATTAGTTGATGCTGTTGCAGCATAG
- the cheA gene encoding chemotaxis protein CheA encodes MTIDMSQFYEVFFDEAEELLAEAERLLLGINIDDPDNEELNAIFRAAHSIKGGAATFGFMDMTEITHVLENLLDKIRKHEMALTSEHVDAFLAAKDVLKMELDGHRLATDVDQDQVADVKMMLKQLSEADAASAPAPAPTPAPVVAEAPPVFQPVEVASALPPDGMSCFNIVMPDITEKDAENLKEELGLLGDVAVSKQADGHYVITLTTDSSEADIISICSFIVDPDDLVISLKTNTATPSAATQIEEIKPIVAEAVVSNVESSTKVLIHEEVGYGLFEDEGQEKQEEGYGFFAPFQPHPDAVKSELIGDDTALTLSNSGMTKLAADAVKTEIVATKVPAQDERKNLGRRESDKAPASAEASSIRVGVEKVDQLINLVGELVITQAMIEQRISMLDPVQNEALINSVGQLTRNTRDLQESVMSIRMMPMDFVFSRFPRMVRDLAAKLNKKVDFVTVGATTELDKGLIERIVDPLTHLVRNSVDHGIEIPENRRKTGKSETGTLTLSAAHKGGSIVIEVTDDGAGLNRDKILAKAHSNGLAVSESMTDGEVFSLIFAPGFSTAEVVTDVSGRGVGMDVVKRNITSMGGTVDIRSALGFGTTISISLPLTLAILDGMSVSLGESIYVIPLNLIVETLQPRAEDIKTVTGEGRMVHVRGEYLPIIALHSLFNHATDITDPTEGVLVLLESDGKKSALFVDRLVGQQQVVIKSLETNFKKVLGVSGATIMGDGSVALILDVAALIQMGQNTNYITGAASFSNQNNQHMQRNA; translated from the coding sequence ATGACAATTGATATGAGTCAGTTTTACGAAGTCTTCTTTGATGAGGCTGAGGAGCTACTAGCTGAGGCTGAGCGCTTGCTTCTGGGTATTAACATTGATGACCCTGACAATGAAGAATTAAACGCAATTTTCCGTGCGGCTCACTCAATTAAAGGTGGAGCCGCTACTTTCGGCTTCATGGATATGACTGAAATTACGCATGTCCTCGAAAATTTGTTAGATAAAATTCGTAAACACGAGATGGCGCTGACCTCAGAGCATGTCGACGCGTTTCTTGCTGCTAAAGACGTGCTTAAAATGGAGCTGGATGGGCATAGACTAGCTACCGATGTAGATCAAGATCAAGTCGCTGATGTCAAAATGATGCTGAAGCAGCTGTCTGAGGCGGATGCTGCATCTGCTCCAGCGCCCGCCCCAACACCAGCCCCAGTTGTTGCAGAAGCGCCGCCGGTATTTCAGCCTGTTGAAGTTGCATCTGCGCTACCTCCTGACGGGATGAGCTGTTTCAATATTGTGATGCCGGACATCACAGAAAAAGATGCTGAGAATCTAAAAGAAGAGCTCGGTTTATTGGGTGATGTTGCCGTAAGCAAGCAAGCTGATGGACACTACGTCATTACGTTGACGACAGACTCGTCTGAAGCAGACATTATTTCTATTTGTTCCTTCATTGTTGATCCTGACGATTTGGTTATTTCACTGAAGACTAATACAGCCACGCCCTCAGCAGCAACCCAGATTGAAGAGATTAAGCCAATAGTCGCAGAGGCGGTTGTAAGCAACGTTGAATCTAGCACCAAGGTGCTTATTCACGAAGAAGTAGGTTATGGCCTCTTTGAAGATGAAGGTCAAGAGAAGCAGGAGGAGGGCTACGGTTTTTTTGCGCCATTCCAGCCTCATCCAGATGCAGTTAAATCAGAGTTGATTGGTGATGACACCGCGCTTACTTTATCAAATAGTGGCATGACCAAGCTTGCAGCTGATGCTGTTAAAACGGAGATTGTGGCGACTAAAGTACCAGCACAGGATGAGCGTAAAAATCTTGGACGTCGTGAATCGGATAAAGCACCTGCAAGCGCGGAAGCCTCATCAATAAGAGTTGGTGTTGAAAAGGTCGATCAGTTGATCAACCTGGTGGGTGAATTAGTCATCACACAAGCGATGATTGAGCAGCGCATCAGCATGCTGGATCCTGTGCAAAATGAAGCGTTAATTAATAGTGTTGGACAACTGACTCGTAACACTCGCGACTTGCAAGAGTCTGTCATGTCTATTCGTATGATGCCAATGGACTTCGTGTTCTCTCGCTTCCCACGCATGGTAAGGGACTTAGCTGCAAAGCTAAACAAAAAAGTGGACTTTGTCACGGTTGGTGCGACTACAGAGTTAGATAAAGGCTTGATTGAGCGTATTGTAGACCCGCTTACGCATTTGGTTAGAAATAGCGTCGATCACGGTATTGAAATCCCAGAAAATCGTAGAAAAACAGGTAAGAGCGAGACGGGGACATTAACATTGTCTGCTGCACATAAAGGCGGCAGCATTGTGATTGAAGTGACGGATGACGGTGCTGGCTTGAATCGAGACAAGATTCTAGCCAAAGCCCACTCAAATGGCTTGGCGGTAAGTGAGAGCATGACTGATGGCGAGGTTTTCTCACTAATTTTCGCCCCAGGTTTTTCTACCGCTGAAGTTGTGACCGACGTTTCAGGTCGAGGTGTGGGTATGGATGTAGTAAAAAGAAACATTACCTCGATGGGCGGAACTGTGGATATTCGCTCGGCGCTTGGTTTTGGTACCACGATCTCAATCTCATTGCCACTGACACTTGCAATTCTGGATGGCATGTCGGTTTCACTAGGTGAGAGCATTTATGTGATCCCACTGAATTTGATTGTTGAAACCTTACAGCCACGTGCTGAGGATATTAAAACCGTGACAGGTGAGGGGCGCATGGTGCACGTGCGCGGTGAGTATCTGCCTATCATCGCGTTACATAGTCTGTTTAATCACGCGACCGATATTACTGACCCCACCGAAGGCGTGTTGGTGTTGTTAGAGTCTGATGGTAAAAAGTCGGCTTTATTTGTTGATAGATTAGTAGGGCAGCAGCAGGTTGTGATTAAGAGTTTAGAAACAAACTTTAAAAAAGTGCTCGGTGTGTCTGGTGCAACCATTATGGGTGATGGTTCAGTTGCTTTAATCTTGGATGTTGCTGCTTTGATACAAATGGGGCAAAACACCAATTATATTACCGGCGCAGCCTCATTTTCAAACCAAAATAATCAGCATATGCAACGCAATGCATAA
- a CDS encoding response regulator: MAKTILAVDDSGSLRQMVAFSLKAAGYDVIQAVDGQDGLNKAKEKTVDLVLTDQNMPIMDGLTLIKNLRGLGSYQKVPILMLTTESSDEMKAKGKAAGANGWLVKPFDPKRLIEVVQKVIGS; this comes from the coding sequence ATGGCAAAAACAATATTAGCAGTAGATGATTCAGGCTCACTACGCCAAATGGTGGCATTTAGTCTCAAAGCTGCAGGCTATGATGTAATTCAAGCGGTAGATGGCCAAGATGGTTTGAATAAAGCGAAAGAGAAAACTGTAGATTTGGTTTTAACAGACCAAAATATGCCGATTATGGATGGCTTGACCTTGATTAAAAACTTACGTGGCCTAGGCTCGTATCAGAAAGTGCCAATTTTGATGTTAACAACTGAGTCTAGTGATGAGATGAAGGCCAAAGGCAAAGCGGCTGGCGCTAATGGCTGGTTGGTAAAGCCGTTTGATCCAAAACGTTTGATTGAAGTTGTGCAGAAGGTCATTGGCTCTTAA
- the motB gene encoding flagellar motor protein MotB, with translation MAEELRKPIIVKKIKKGGGGHHGGAWKIAYADFVTAMMAFFLLMWLLGSTSKAQKEGISEYFKTPLKVALMGGDSVGASDTLIKGGGGKDMTKKQGQVKPVDGPPGKQKAVDIKDAKAALEKAEEQKLELLKEKIEKSIEDSPTLSKFKKQLLIDITTEGLRIQIVDEQNRPMFESAKAEMQPYAKQILKEIGQMLNGVTNKISLSGHTDAAPYSSGEKGYSNWELSSDRANASRRELIAGGMDEAKLLRVVGLSSVSLFDKDDPLNPINRRISIIVMNKQAELDALKDDGEAKLQSNADQAAVGNVLNKNN, from the coding sequence ATGGCAGAGGAATTGCGCAAGCCGATTATCGTTAAAAAAATCAAAAAGGGCGGCGGCGGCCATCATGGTGGTGCCTGGAAAATTGCATATGCTGACTTTGTAACGGCAATGATGGCTTTCTTCTTGCTGATGTGGCTGTTGGGCTCAACATCCAAAGCACAAAAAGAAGGTATCTCTGAGTACTTTAAAACACCGCTGAAAGTAGCACTAATGGGAGGGGACTCCGTTGGTGCCAGTGACACCTTAATTAAGGGCGGCGGCGGTAAGGATATGACGAAAAAACAAGGCCAAGTAAAGCCGGTTGATGGGCCGCCAGGTAAGCAAAAGGCTGTTGATATTAAAGATGCCAAGGCTGCACTAGAGAAAGCTGAAGAGCAAAAGCTAGAGTTACTAAAAGAAAAGATAGAAAAAAGTATCGAGGATAGCCCAACTTTAAGTAAATTCAAGAAGCAATTGCTGATTGATATCACCACAGAAGGCTTACGTATTCAAATCGTCGATGAGCAGAATAGGCCAATGTTCGAATCGGCAAAAGCGGAAATGCAGCCATATGCTAAACAGATTTTGAAAGAGATTGGGCAGATGCTCAATGGCGTGACTAATAAAATTAGTTTGTCAGGTCATACTGACGCCGCGCCATACTCTAGCGGAGAAAAAGGCTACAGTAACTGGGAGCTCTCTTCCGATCGTGCGAACGCGTCACGCAGAGAGCTTATTGCAGGTGGCATGGATGAAGCAAAATTGTTGCGTGTAGTAGGCTTATCCTCTGTTTCGTTGTTTGATAAAGATGATCCGCTCAACCCTATTAATAGACGTATCAGTATTATTGTGATGAATAAGCAGGCTGAATTGGATGCATTAAAAGATGACGGGGAAGCAAAATTGCAATCAAATGCTGATCAAGCTGCTGTGGGTAACGTATTGAATAAAAATAACTGA
- the motA gene encoding flagellar motor stator protein MotA gives MFVIIGYVVVCGTIFGGYALAGGHLGGLWQPLEVLMIFGGAVGAFIVGNDSKAQKATLKALPTLFKGSKFNKALYMDLLALLFEILTKIRKDGMMSIENDVENPEASPLFSKYPALQHDHHLIEFITDYLRLMVSGNMDAFQVENLMDNEIETHHMEGHVPAHCVAKLGDGLPAFGIVAAVMGVVHTMENVALPPAELGILIAHALVGTFLGILLAYGFIGPLSGLLEQKLEESTKMYQTVKVTLLASLNGYAPAIAVEFGRKVLYSTERPTFAELESHVKQAKGK, from the coding sequence ATGTTTGTAATCATTGGTTATGTTGTAGTTTGCGGTACCATTTTTGGTGGTTACGCACTTGCAGGTGGTCACTTAGGTGGGTTGTGGCAGCCTTTAGAAGTGTTGATGATTTTTGGCGGTGCAGTCGGTGCATTTATTGTGGGTAACGATTCTAAGGCGCAGAAGGCGACACTGAAAGCTTTGCCAACCTTGTTTAAAGGCTCAAAGTTTAATAAAGCGCTGTATATGGATCTATTGGCGCTGCTATTTGAAATTCTCACCAAGATTCGTAAAGACGGCATGATGTCAATTGAGAATGATGTAGAGAATCCTGAGGCCAGCCCACTATTTAGTAAATATCCAGCATTGCAGCACGATCACCATTTAATCGAGTTTATTACAGATTACTTACGATTAATGGTTTCAGGCAACATGGATGCTTTCCAAGTTGAGAATTTAATGGATAACGAAATTGAAACCCATCATATGGAAGGGCATGTGCCTGCGCATTGCGTAGCCAAATTAGGGGATGGCTTACCTGCTTTTGGTATCGTAGCAGCGGTAATGGGGGTTGTGCATACAATGGAGAATGTTGCCTTGCCTCCTGCTGAGTTAGGGATTCTGATTGCACATGCATTAGTTGGTACGTTCTTGGGTATTTTACTTGCCTATGGTTTTATCGGACCTCTTTCTGGCTTGCTAGAGCAGAAGCTAGAAGAAAGTACCAAGATGTATCAAACAGTTAAAGTGACGCTGTTAGCTAGCCTTAATGGTTACGCACCAGCCATTGCAGTTGAGTTCGGACGTAAAGTGCTTTATTCAACAGAGCGCCCAACCTTTGCCGAGCTTGAATCGCACGTTAAACAAGCTAAAGGTAAATAG
- a CDS encoding class I SAM-dependent methyltransferase codes for MLQLFFNKIHLKPATLAVLIQVVAFFFVFSLDYTLQTQSLYVADAVSYQFSFYFVLMQASVAVYLAYVANMAKWWRWIHFTFPMAVWLMSEWQISNTFYLIGFLLSLSLYWTTFRTQVPFYPSMPIVWQQVLTLIPAHQSMRIVDIGSGLGDMSMFIAEKRPDCLVDGTEIAPLPWLVSAVRSKFKGSRVNFKLGDYHALDFADYDIVFAYLSPAAMPALWQKVQAQMRTGCLLVSYEFEIEGVEPTKVIQLPDHQRMLYVWEI; via the coding sequence ATGCTGCAGTTATTTTTCAATAAAATCCATCTAAAGCCTGCAACACTCGCTGTTTTGATACAGGTTGTTGCGTTTTTCTTCGTATTTTCATTAGATTACACCCTCCAAACGCAGTCTTTATATGTTGCTGATGCGGTTAGCTATCAGTTCTCATTTTATTTCGTGTTAATGCAGGCCAGTGTTGCGGTATATTTAGCGTATGTCGCTAATATGGCTAAATGGTGGCGTTGGATACATTTTACTTTCCCTATGGCCGTCTGGCTAATGTCTGAATGGCAGATATCCAATACATTTTACCTGATAGGTTTTTTGCTTAGTCTTAGTCTGTATTGGACCACGTTTCGCACACAAGTCCCATTTTATCCATCCATGCCAATTGTATGGCAGCAAGTTTTAACTTTAATTCCTGCGCATCAATCTATGCGTATCGTGGATATAGGCAGTGGCTTGGGTGATATGTCTATGTTTATTGCAGAAAAAAGGCCGGATTGCTTAGTGGATGGTACAGAAATAGCGCCGCTACCCTGGCTAGTTAGTGCTGTACGTTCCAAATTTAAGGGTTCTAGAGTAAATTTCAAGCTTGGTGACTACCATGCCCTAGATTTTGCGGATTACGATATTGTTTTTGCTTACTTGTCACCGGCAGCAATGCCTGCTTTGTGGCAAAAAGTGCAAGCGCAAATGCGTACTGGTTGCTTATTGGTCAGCTATGAGTTTGAGATTGAGGGCGTTGAGCCGACAAAGGTTATTCAATTGCCTGACCATCAAAGGATGCTGTACGTGTGGGAAATCTAA
- the flhC gene encoding flagellar transcriptional regulator FlhC, with the protein MENKSPVTSVKSVVNESEQIQLAIQMIKLGARLQLLESQTTLSRERLIKLYKELKGVSPPKGMLPFSTDWFLTWQPNIHSSIFYNIYKFMLDYTGETGIHAIIKAYSLYLQQVETPESAEPVLSMTRAWTLVRFVESKMLKLQSCSCCGGNFIVNAYDLNNSYVCNLCHVPSRAGKTKKTKSVTYKVVTMTA; encoded by the coding sequence ATGGAAAATAAAAGCCCAGTGACTTCTGTTAAAAGTGTGGTCAATGAATCCGAGCAGATTCAGCTTGCTATCCAGATGATTAAGTTAGGTGCAAGGCTGCAATTGTTGGAGTCGCAAACCACTCTGTCTCGTGAGCGCCTGATTAAATTATACAAAGAGCTTAAAGGTGTATCGCCACCTAAAGGTATGTTGCCTTTCTCTACTGACTGGTTTTTGACTTGGCAGCCCAATATTCACTCATCTATTTTCTATAATATTTACAAGTTTATGCTTGATTACACAGGTGAAACTGGTATTCATGCCATCATCAAAGCATATAGCTTGTATTTACAACAGGTGGAAACGCCAGAATCTGCAGAGCCTGTATTGTCAATGACGCGTGCTTGGACGCTGGTGCGGTTTGTTGAAAGTAAAATGTTGAAATTGCAAAGTTGCAGTTGTTGCGGCGGTAATTTTATTGTGAATGCATACGATTTAAACAACAGTTACGTTTGTAATTTGTGCCATGTGCCATCACGTGCCGGAAAGACAAAAAAGACCAAATCTGTCACTTATAAGGTTGTAACAATGACAGCCTAA
- the flhD gene encoding flagellar transcriptional regulator FlhD, producing MTEIELMSEIRDANLNYLMLAQQLIRADKATAIFRLGISSEIADLLEGLSNMQLVKLSSANVMLARFRFDDSAILGMLTNYTKDRSQAHLHAAILMSGQVTEAIG from the coding sequence ATGACTGAAATAGAATTGATGTCGGAGATCAGAGATGCCAACCTCAACTATTTAATGTTGGCGCAGCAGCTTATTCGGGCTGATAAGGCTACCGCAATTTTCCGTTTAGGTATTAGCAGCGAGATTGCAGACTTACTAGAGGGTTTGAGTAATATGCAGTTGGTCAAATTAAGTAGCGCAAATGTTATGTTGGCAAGGTTTCGCTTTGATGATAGCGCAATTCTGGGTATGCTTACCAACTATACAAAAGATCGTTCACAAGCGCATTTGCATGCGGCCATTTTGATGTCCGGTCAAGTGACTGAGGCGATTGGTTAA
- the flhB gene encoding flagellar biosynthesis protein FlhB, whose product MAEESDLEKTEDASPKRLEQAREEGDVPRSRELATVTVLLAAGLAMLMMGGQLADALKTSMSSGLSFQRAYAYDPMLLLMKISDNIYNLLLAFSPLALILFFVAIASPALIGGWVFSEKALIPKFGKLNPITGFSNMFSKNSLAELIKSIAKAILVGFVSYVVISHDMESILSLSLLPLDQSIAELNHLLLTSFLAIVSVLVLIAAIDVPFQLYQYADKLKMTKEEVKRESKESDGNPEIKSRIRQQQREMARRRMMAEIPNADVVITNPTHYAVAIKYKEGGMLAPVVVAKGADAIALKIREAAEEHKVLIVEAPKLARAIYTHTELTHEIPEALYTAVAEVLAYVFQMRIFNKNGGYQPEIPSTLPVPDELDPHSLIPLPGVDDV is encoded by the coding sequence ATGGCTGAAGAAAGCGACTTAGAAAAGACGGAAGACGCCTCCCCCAAGCGACTGGAACAGGCGCGTGAGGAAGGCGATGTCCCGCGCTCTAGAGAGCTAGCTACTGTCACTGTATTACTGGCCGCAGGCCTTGCCATGCTGATGATGGGTGGACAACTGGCTGATGCGCTAAAAACATCCATGAGCTCCGGGCTTAGTTTTCAGCGTGCATATGCTTATGATCCGATGTTACTGTTGATGAAAATCTCAGATAACATTTATAACTTGCTGCTAGCATTCTCCCCACTTGCACTTATATTGTTTTTTGTAGCGATTGCATCGCCTGCGCTTATTGGCGGTTGGGTTTTCAGCGAAAAGGCACTTATACCCAAATTTGGAAAGCTAAATCCGATCACAGGATTCAGCAATATGTTTTCCAAAAACTCGCTTGCTGAACTGATTAAATCCATTGCTAAAGCCATATTAGTTGGCTTTGTTTCTTATGTTGTTATTTCGCATGACATGGAATCCATACTTTCACTGTCATTACTACCTTTGGATCAAAGCATTGCTGAATTAAATCATCTATTACTCACCAGTTTTTTGGCTATCGTTAGCGTGCTGGTACTTATCGCTGCAATCGATGTGCCATTTCAACTGTACCAATACGCAGATAAACTTAAAATGACCAAAGAGGAAGTCAAGCGCGAGTCTAAAGAGTCTGACGGCAACCCTGAAATTAAATCAAGAATCCGTCAGCAACAGCGTGAGATGGCAAGGCGCAGAATGATGGCGGAAATTCCTAATGCGGATGTTGTAATTACCAACCCGACGCACTATGCCGTAGCTATTAAATATAAAGAAGGTGGTATGCTAGCACCTGTTGTTGTGGCAAAAGGTGCAGACGCTATTGCGCTAAAAATACGTGAGGCCGCAGAGGAACATAAAGTGCTTATTGTTGAAGCGCCTAAGTTGGCACGTGCCATCTACACACACACTGAATTAACGCATGAGATTCCGGAAGCGCTATACACAGCCGTTGCAGAGGTGTTGGCATACGTCTTTCAGATGCGTATTTTCAATAAAAATGGTGGTTATCAACCCGAAATTCCAAGCACGCTGCCTGTGCCTGATGAGCTGGACCCGCATAGTTTGATACCACTTCCCGGAGTGGATGATGTATAA